The Siniperca chuatsi isolate FFG_IHB_CAS linkage group LG7, ASM2008510v1, whole genome shotgun sequence genome includes a window with the following:
- the inpp5ka gene encoding inositol polyphosphate 5-phosphatase Ka isoform X4: MDEISRLLGTIGRVRSDSLSSDATQSTGSKLVLRHRLNQLMTCVDDLDPKNELHEKVVKTLDNAFLICGKRANKPKKNSFRLHMVTWNVATADPPDDLTSLLHLNSPKSPDLYVIGLQEVYSRPLRFVSDIVFDDPWSHLFMLTLAPRKYVKVSSIRMQGLLLLFFSKLEHVPFIRDIQATYTRTGIFGYWGNKGGVSVRLSFYGHMLCFLNCHLAAHMKYATERVDEFEYIMDTQTFDCKKAPRIVDHRLVFWFGDLNFRIQDHGMHFVRSCINNQNYDLLWSKDQLTMMKKKEQMLREFEEGPLDFQPTYKFDLNSDTYDTRLYRTWFGFNGKKRKPAWTDRILWRLRPKAPPPGEQDENRVGLEAKKVGQLKEDEEYPLKIRQDLYTSNMEYSVSDHKPVIGVFTLELRKMYGTPLVRLQAEGDWSADIDAMVLYSPLQPFPSSTWDWIGLYKVGFTSMSDYITYTWVKDDEVAFNEEVIQVYVSKEEIPVRGGECVLCYYSSTLKCIIGISEPFKVHESKVAIEEGLLPEKINGLDKTIASEDLKN; this comes from the exons ATGGATGAAATCAGTCGGCTGTTAGGCACCATAGGGCGCGTTCGTTCTGACAGCCTTTCCAGTGATGCCACGCAGTCAACGGGCAGCAAACTGGTTCTGCGCCATCGGCTCAACCAGCTGATGACTTGTGTGGATGACTTGGACCCCAAAAACGAGCTGCATGAGAAAGTGGTCAAGACCCTGGATAACGCCTTCCTCATCTGTGGCAAGAGAGCCAACAAGCCGAAAAAGAACAGTTTCAG GCTACACATGGTAACGTGGAACGTGGCCACAGCTGATCCTCCAGATGACTTGACCTCACTTCTCCATCTGAATTCCCCAAAGAGCCCAGACCTCTACGTCATCGG tttgCAGGAGGTGTACTCAAGGCCGTTGAGATTTGTGTCGGACATTGTATTTGATGACCCATGGAGTCATCTGTTTATGCTCACCTTGGCGCCACGGAAATACGTTAAG gtgtcaTCCATTAGAATGCAGGGTCTACTGCTGCTCTTCTTCTCAAAACTGGAGCACGTCCCCTTCATCAGAGACATCCAGGCCACATACACACGCACGGGCATTTTCGGTTACTGG GGTAACAAAGGTGGtgtgtctgtccgtctgtctttCTATGGCCACATGCTCTGTTTCCTCAACTGTCACTTGGCTGCTCATATGAAATACGCCACAGAGAGAGTGGACGAGTTTGAGTACATCATGGACACGCAGACCTTCGACTGTAAAAAGGCTCCAAGAATTGTTGACCACAG GCTGGTGTTCTGGTTTGGAGATCTTAACTTCCGAATTCAGGACCACGGCATGCACTTTGTCCGCTCCTGTATCAACAATCAAAACTACGACCTGCTGTGGAGCAAAGACCAG TTGACCATGATGAAGAAGAAAGAACAGATGCTCCGGGAGTTTGAGGAAGGACCTCTGGACTTTCAACCCACGTACAAGTTTGACTTAAACTCTGATACTTACGACACCAG GCTCTACAGGACATGGTTTGGCTTTAA CGGTAAGAAGCGCAAACCTGCCTGGACCGACAGGATTCTGTGGCGGCTCCGACCCAAAGCCCCGCCCCCTGGCGAGCAAGATGAAAACAGGGTTGGACTGGAGGCGAAGAAGGTCGGGCAGCTGAAAGAGGATGAGGAGTACCCTCTGAAGATCAGGCAGGACTTGTACACCAGCAACATGGAGTACAGCGTCAGTGACCACAAGCCTGTCATCGGCGTCTTCACGCTGGAG CTGAGGAAGATGTACGGGACTCCTCTGGTGCGTCTGCAGGCAGAGGGCGACTGGAGCGCAGACATTGATGCTATGGTTCTCTACAGCCCGCTGCAGCCGTTCCCCTCCAGTACGTGGGACTGGATCGGACTCTATAAG GTTGGATTCACCAGTATGTCGGACTACATCACCTACACCTGGGTCAAAGACGACGAAGTGGCCTTCAATGAAGAAGTCATACAG GTATATGTTAGTAAAGAGGAAATCCCTGTGCGGGGAGGAGAGTGTGTGCTGTGCTACTACAGCAGTACTCTGAAGTGCATCATTGGAATTAGTGAACCATTCAAG GTCCACGAGTCCAAGGTAGCCATTGAGGAAGGCTTGTTGCCTGAGAAGATCAACGGACTTGACAAAACCATAGCGAGTGAGGACCTTAAGAACTGA
- the inpp5ka gene encoding inositol polyphosphate 5-phosphatase Ka isoform X3, translated as MSELIQYAHLLKPRMDEISRLLGTIGRVRSDSLSSDATQSTGSKLVLRHRLNQLMTCVDDLDPKNELHEKVVKTLDNAFLICGKRANKPKKNSFRLHMVTWNVATADPPDDLTSLLHLNSPKSPDLYVIGLQEVYSRPLRFVSDIVFDDPWSHLFMLTLAPRKYVKVSSIRMQGLLLLFFSKLEHVPFIRDIQATYTRTGIFGYWGNKGGVSVRLSFYGHMLCFLNCHLAAHMKYATERVDEFEYIMDTQTFDCKKAPRIVDHRLVFWFGDLNFRIQDHGMHFVRSCINNQNYDLLWSKDQLTMMKKKEQMLREFEEGPLDFQPTYKFDLNSDTYDTRLYRTWFGFNGKKRKPAWTDRILWRLRPKAPPPGEQDENRVGLEAKKVGQLKEDEEYPLKIRQDLYTSNMEYSVSDHKPVIGVFTLELRKMYGTPLVRLQAEGDWSADIDAMVLYSPLQPFPSSTWDWIGLYKVGFTSMSDYITYTWVKDDEVAFNEEVIQVYVSKEEIPVRGGECVLCYYSSTLKCIIGISEPFKVHESKVAIEEGLLPEKINGLDKTIASEDLKN; from the exons atgagtgaACTTATACAATATGCACACCTTTTGAAAC CCAGAATGGATGAAATCAGTCGGCTGTTAGGCACCATAGGGCGCGTTCGTTCTGACAGCCTTTCCAGTGATGCCACGCAGTCAACGGGCAGCAAACTGGTTCTGCGCCATCGGCTCAACCAGCTGATGACTTGTGTGGATGACTTGGACCCCAAAAACGAGCTGCATGAGAAAGTGGTCAAGACCCTGGATAACGCCTTCCTCATCTGTGGCAAGAGAGCCAACAAGCCGAAAAAGAACAGTTTCAG GCTACACATGGTAACGTGGAACGTGGCCACAGCTGATCCTCCAGATGACTTGACCTCACTTCTCCATCTGAATTCCCCAAAGAGCCCAGACCTCTACGTCATCGG tttgCAGGAGGTGTACTCAAGGCCGTTGAGATTTGTGTCGGACATTGTATTTGATGACCCATGGAGTCATCTGTTTATGCTCACCTTGGCGCCACGGAAATACGTTAAG gtgtcaTCCATTAGAATGCAGGGTCTACTGCTGCTCTTCTTCTCAAAACTGGAGCACGTCCCCTTCATCAGAGACATCCAGGCCACATACACACGCACGGGCATTTTCGGTTACTGG GGTAACAAAGGTGGtgtgtctgtccgtctgtctttCTATGGCCACATGCTCTGTTTCCTCAACTGTCACTTGGCTGCTCATATGAAATACGCCACAGAGAGAGTGGACGAGTTTGAGTACATCATGGACACGCAGACCTTCGACTGTAAAAAGGCTCCAAGAATTGTTGACCACAG GCTGGTGTTCTGGTTTGGAGATCTTAACTTCCGAATTCAGGACCACGGCATGCACTTTGTCCGCTCCTGTATCAACAATCAAAACTACGACCTGCTGTGGAGCAAAGACCAG TTGACCATGATGAAGAAGAAAGAACAGATGCTCCGGGAGTTTGAGGAAGGACCTCTGGACTTTCAACCCACGTACAAGTTTGACTTAAACTCTGATACTTACGACACCAG GCTCTACAGGACATGGTTTGGCTTTAA CGGTAAGAAGCGCAAACCTGCCTGGACCGACAGGATTCTGTGGCGGCTCCGACCCAAAGCCCCGCCCCCTGGCGAGCAAGATGAAAACAGGGTTGGACTGGAGGCGAAGAAGGTCGGGCAGCTGAAAGAGGATGAGGAGTACCCTCTGAAGATCAGGCAGGACTTGTACACCAGCAACATGGAGTACAGCGTCAGTGACCACAAGCCTGTCATCGGCGTCTTCACGCTGGAG CTGAGGAAGATGTACGGGACTCCTCTGGTGCGTCTGCAGGCAGAGGGCGACTGGAGCGCAGACATTGATGCTATGGTTCTCTACAGCCCGCTGCAGCCGTTCCCCTCCAGTACGTGGGACTGGATCGGACTCTATAAG GTTGGATTCACCAGTATGTCGGACTACATCACCTACACCTGGGTCAAAGACGACGAAGTGGCCTTCAATGAAGAAGTCATACAG GTATATGTTAGTAAAGAGGAAATCCCTGTGCGGGGAGGAGAGTGTGTGCTGTGCTACTACAGCAGTACTCTGAAGTGCATCATTGGAATTAGTGAACCATTCAAG GTCCACGAGTCCAAGGTAGCCATTGAGGAAGGCTTGTTGCCTGAGAAGATCAACGGACTTGACAAAACCATAGCGAGTGAGGACCTTAAGAACTGA
- the inpp5ka gene encoding inositol polyphosphate 5-phosphatase Ka isoform X1, protein MEENEEQSDAQQSDLSLRKGNYEGDSFRLDRCCICVSRKSKRQTSRRIRGKLLIYKPQNISTRMDEISRLLGTIGRVRSDSLSSDATQSTGSKLVLRHRLNQLMTCVDDLDPKNELHEKVVKTLDNAFLICGKRANKPKKNSFRLHMVTWNVATADPPDDLTSLLHLNSPKSPDLYVIGLQEVYSRPLRFVSDIVFDDPWSHLFMLTLAPRKYVKVSSIRMQGLLLLFFSKLEHVPFIRDIQATYTRTGIFGYWGNKGGVSVRLSFYGHMLCFLNCHLAAHMKYATERVDEFEYIMDTQTFDCKKAPRIVDHRLVFWFGDLNFRIQDHGMHFVRSCINNQNYDLLWSKDQLTMMKKKEQMLREFEEGPLDFQPTYKFDLNSDTYDTRLYRTWFGFNGKKRKPAWTDRILWRLRPKAPPPGEQDENRVGLEAKKVGQLKEDEEYPLKIRQDLYTSNMEYSVSDHKPVIGVFTLELRKMYGTPLVRLQAEGDWSADIDAMVLYSPLQPFPSSTWDWIGLYKVGFTSMSDYITYTWVKDDEVAFNEEVIQVYVSKEEIPVRGGECVLCYYSSTLKCIIGISEPFKVHESKVAIEEGLLPEKINGLDKTIASEDLKN, encoded by the exons ATGGAGGAGAATGAGGAGCAGTCAGACGCCCAGCAGTCAGACCTCAGTTTGAGGAAGGGAAACTACGAGGGGGACAGCTTCAGGTTGGACCGTTGTTGCATCTGCGTTTCTCGAAAGTCCAAACGGCAAACTTCGCGGCGTATAAGAGgaaaattattaatttacaaGCCCCAAAATATCTCAa CCAGAATGGATGAAATCAGTCGGCTGTTAGGCACCATAGGGCGCGTTCGTTCTGACAGCCTTTCCAGTGATGCCACGCAGTCAACGGGCAGCAAACTGGTTCTGCGCCATCGGCTCAACCAGCTGATGACTTGTGTGGATGACTTGGACCCCAAAAACGAGCTGCATGAGAAAGTGGTCAAGACCCTGGATAACGCCTTCCTCATCTGTGGCAAGAGAGCCAACAAGCCGAAAAAGAACAGTTTCAG GCTACACATGGTAACGTGGAACGTGGCCACAGCTGATCCTCCAGATGACTTGACCTCACTTCTCCATCTGAATTCCCCAAAGAGCCCAGACCTCTACGTCATCGG tttgCAGGAGGTGTACTCAAGGCCGTTGAGATTTGTGTCGGACATTGTATTTGATGACCCATGGAGTCATCTGTTTATGCTCACCTTGGCGCCACGGAAATACGTTAAG gtgtcaTCCATTAGAATGCAGGGTCTACTGCTGCTCTTCTTCTCAAAACTGGAGCACGTCCCCTTCATCAGAGACATCCAGGCCACATACACACGCACGGGCATTTTCGGTTACTGG GGTAACAAAGGTGGtgtgtctgtccgtctgtctttCTATGGCCACATGCTCTGTTTCCTCAACTGTCACTTGGCTGCTCATATGAAATACGCCACAGAGAGAGTGGACGAGTTTGAGTACATCATGGACACGCAGACCTTCGACTGTAAAAAGGCTCCAAGAATTGTTGACCACAG GCTGGTGTTCTGGTTTGGAGATCTTAACTTCCGAATTCAGGACCACGGCATGCACTTTGTCCGCTCCTGTATCAACAATCAAAACTACGACCTGCTGTGGAGCAAAGACCAG TTGACCATGATGAAGAAGAAAGAACAGATGCTCCGGGAGTTTGAGGAAGGACCTCTGGACTTTCAACCCACGTACAAGTTTGACTTAAACTCTGATACTTACGACACCAG GCTCTACAGGACATGGTTTGGCTTTAA CGGTAAGAAGCGCAAACCTGCCTGGACCGACAGGATTCTGTGGCGGCTCCGACCCAAAGCCCCGCCCCCTGGCGAGCAAGATGAAAACAGGGTTGGACTGGAGGCGAAGAAGGTCGGGCAGCTGAAAGAGGATGAGGAGTACCCTCTGAAGATCAGGCAGGACTTGTACACCAGCAACATGGAGTACAGCGTCAGTGACCACAAGCCTGTCATCGGCGTCTTCACGCTGGAG CTGAGGAAGATGTACGGGACTCCTCTGGTGCGTCTGCAGGCAGAGGGCGACTGGAGCGCAGACATTGATGCTATGGTTCTCTACAGCCCGCTGCAGCCGTTCCCCTCCAGTACGTGGGACTGGATCGGACTCTATAAG GTTGGATTCACCAGTATGTCGGACTACATCACCTACACCTGGGTCAAAGACGACGAAGTGGCCTTCAATGAAGAAGTCATACAG GTATATGTTAGTAAAGAGGAAATCCCTGTGCGGGGAGGAGAGTGTGTGCTGTGCTACTACAGCAGTACTCTGAAGTGCATCATTGGAATTAGTGAACCATTCAAG GTCCACGAGTCCAAGGTAGCCATTGAGGAAGGCTTGTTGCCTGAGAAGATCAACGGACTTGACAAAACCATAGCGAGTGAGGACCTTAAGAACTGA
- the inpp5ka gene encoding inositol polyphosphate 5-phosphatase Ka isoform X2 yields the protein MEENEEQSDAQQSDLSLRKGNYEGDSFRLDRCCICVSRKSKRQTSRRIRGKLLIYKPQNISTRMDEISRLLGTIGRVRSDSLSSDATQSTGSKLVLRHRLNQLMTCVDDLDPKNELHEKVVKTLDNAFLICGKRANKPKKNSFRLHMVTWNVATADPPDDLTSLLHLNSPKSPDLYVIGLQEVYSRPLRFVSDIVFDDPWSHLFMLTLAPRKYVKVSSIRMQGLLLLFFSKLEHVPFIRDIQATYTRTGIFGYWGNKGGVSVRLSFYGHMLCFLNCHLAAHMKYATERVDEFEYIMDTQTFDCKKAPRIVDHRLVFWFGDLNFRIQDHGMHFVRSCINNQNYDLLWSKDQLTMMKKKEQMLREFEEGPLDFQPTYKFDLNSDTYDTSGKKRKPAWTDRILWRLRPKAPPPGEQDENRVGLEAKKVGQLKEDEEYPLKIRQDLYTSNMEYSVSDHKPVIGVFTLELRKMYGTPLVRLQAEGDWSADIDAMVLYSPLQPFPSSTWDWIGLYKVGFTSMSDYITYTWVKDDEVAFNEEVIQVYVSKEEIPVRGGECVLCYYSSTLKCIIGISEPFKVHESKVAIEEGLLPEKINGLDKTIASEDLKN from the exons ATGGAGGAGAATGAGGAGCAGTCAGACGCCCAGCAGTCAGACCTCAGTTTGAGGAAGGGAAACTACGAGGGGGACAGCTTCAGGTTGGACCGTTGTTGCATCTGCGTTTCTCGAAAGTCCAAACGGCAAACTTCGCGGCGTATAAGAGgaaaattattaatttacaaGCCCCAAAATATCTCAa CCAGAATGGATGAAATCAGTCGGCTGTTAGGCACCATAGGGCGCGTTCGTTCTGACAGCCTTTCCAGTGATGCCACGCAGTCAACGGGCAGCAAACTGGTTCTGCGCCATCGGCTCAACCAGCTGATGACTTGTGTGGATGACTTGGACCCCAAAAACGAGCTGCATGAGAAAGTGGTCAAGACCCTGGATAACGCCTTCCTCATCTGTGGCAAGAGAGCCAACAAGCCGAAAAAGAACAGTTTCAG GCTACACATGGTAACGTGGAACGTGGCCACAGCTGATCCTCCAGATGACTTGACCTCACTTCTCCATCTGAATTCCCCAAAGAGCCCAGACCTCTACGTCATCGG tttgCAGGAGGTGTACTCAAGGCCGTTGAGATTTGTGTCGGACATTGTATTTGATGACCCATGGAGTCATCTGTTTATGCTCACCTTGGCGCCACGGAAATACGTTAAG gtgtcaTCCATTAGAATGCAGGGTCTACTGCTGCTCTTCTTCTCAAAACTGGAGCACGTCCCCTTCATCAGAGACATCCAGGCCACATACACACGCACGGGCATTTTCGGTTACTGG GGTAACAAAGGTGGtgtgtctgtccgtctgtctttCTATGGCCACATGCTCTGTTTCCTCAACTGTCACTTGGCTGCTCATATGAAATACGCCACAGAGAGAGTGGACGAGTTTGAGTACATCATGGACACGCAGACCTTCGACTGTAAAAAGGCTCCAAGAATTGTTGACCACAG GCTGGTGTTCTGGTTTGGAGATCTTAACTTCCGAATTCAGGACCACGGCATGCACTTTGTCCGCTCCTGTATCAACAATCAAAACTACGACCTGCTGTGGAGCAAAGACCAG TTGACCATGATGAAGAAGAAAGAACAGATGCTCCGGGAGTTTGAGGAAGGACCTCTGGACTTTCAACCCACGTACAAGTTTGACTTAAACTCTGATACTTACGACACCAG CGGTAAGAAGCGCAAACCTGCCTGGACCGACAGGATTCTGTGGCGGCTCCGACCCAAAGCCCCGCCCCCTGGCGAGCAAGATGAAAACAGGGTTGGACTGGAGGCGAAGAAGGTCGGGCAGCTGAAAGAGGATGAGGAGTACCCTCTGAAGATCAGGCAGGACTTGTACACCAGCAACATGGAGTACAGCGTCAGTGACCACAAGCCTGTCATCGGCGTCTTCACGCTGGAG CTGAGGAAGATGTACGGGACTCCTCTGGTGCGTCTGCAGGCAGAGGGCGACTGGAGCGCAGACATTGATGCTATGGTTCTCTACAGCCCGCTGCAGCCGTTCCCCTCCAGTACGTGGGACTGGATCGGACTCTATAAG GTTGGATTCACCAGTATGTCGGACTACATCACCTACACCTGGGTCAAAGACGACGAAGTGGCCTTCAATGAAGAAGTCATACAG GTATATGTTAGTAAAGAGGAAATCCCTGTGCGGGGAGGAGAGTGTGTGCTGTGCTACTACAGCAGTACTCTGAAGTGCATCATTGGAATTAGTGAACCATTCAAG GTCCACGAGTCCAAGGTAGCCATTGAGGAAGGCTTGTTGCCTGAGAAGATCAACGGACTTGACAAAACCATAGCGAGTGAGGACCTTAAGAACTGA
- the inpp5ka gene encoding inositol polyphosphate 5-phosphatase Ka isoform X5, whose protein sequence is MEENEEQSDAQQSDLSLRKGNYEGDSFRLHMVTWNVATADPPDDLTSLLHLNSPKSPDLYVIGLQEVYSRPLRFVSDIVFDDPWSHLFMLTLAPRKYVKVSSIRMQGLLLLFFSKLEHVPFIRDIQATYTRTGIFGYWGNKGGVSVRLSFYGHMLCFLNCHLAAHMKYATERVDEFEYIMDTQTFDCKKAPRIVDHRLVFWFGDLNFRIQDHGMHFVRSCINNQNYDLLWSKDQLTMMKKKEQMLREFEEGPLDFQPTYKFDLNSDTYDTRLYRTWFGFNGKKRKPAWTDRILWRLRPKAPPPGEQDENRVGLEAKKVGQLKEDEEYPLKIRQDLYTSNMEYSVSDHKPVIGVFTLELRKMYGTPLVRLQAEGDWSADIDAMVLYSPLQPFPSSTWDWIGLYKVGFTSMSDYITYTWVKDDEVAFNEEVIQVYVSKEEIPVRGGECVLCYYSSTLKCIIGISEPFKVHESKVAIEEGLLPEKINGLDKTIASEDLKN, encoded by the exons ATGGAGGAGAATGAGGAGCAGTCAGACGCCCAGCAGTCAGACCTCAGTTTGAGGAAGGGAAACTACGAGGGGGACAGCTTCAG GCTACACATGGTAACGTGGAACGTGGCCACAGCTGATCCTCCAGATGACTTGACCTCACTTCTCCATCTGAATTCCCCAAAGAGCCCAGACCTCTACGTCATCGG tttgCAGGAGGTGTACTCAAGGCCGTTGAGATTTGTGTCGGACATTGTATTTGATGACCCATGGAGTCATCTGTTTATGCTCACCTTGGCGCCACGGAAATACGTTAAG gtgtcaTCCATTAGAATGCAGGGTCTACTGCTGCTCTTCTTCTCAAAACTGGAGCACGTCCCCTTCATCAGAGACATCCAGGCCACATACACACGCACGGGCATTTTCGGTTACTGG GGTAACAAAGGTGGtgtgtctgtccgtctgtctttCTATGGCCACATGCTCTGTTTCCTCAACTGTCACTTGGCTGCTCATATGAAATACGCCACAGAGAGAGTGGACGAGTTTGAGTACATCATGGACACGCAGACCTTCGACTGTAAAAAGGCTCCAAGAATTGTTGACCACAG GCTGGTGTTCTGGTTTGGAGATCTTAACTTCCGAATTCAGGACCACGGCATGCACTTTGTCCGCTCCTGTATCAACAATCAAAACTACGACCTGCTGTGGAGCAAAGACCAG TTGACCATGATGAAGAAGAAAGAACAGATGCTCCGGGAGTTTGAGGAAGGACCTCTGGACTTTCAACCCACGTACAAGTTTGACTTAAACTCTGATACTTACGACACCAG GCTCTACAGGACATGGTTTGGCTTTAA CGGTAAGAAGCGCAAACCTGCCTGGACCGACAGGATTCTGTGGCGGCTCCGACCCAAAGCCCCGCCCCCTGGCGAGCAAGATGAAAACAGGGTTGGACTGGAGGCGAAGAAGGTCGGGCAGCTGAAAGAGGATGAGGAGTACCCTCTGAAGATCAGGCAGGACTTGTACACCAGCAACATGGAGTACAGCGTCAGTGACCACAAGCCTGTCATCGGCGTCTTCACGCTGGAG CTGAGGAAGATGTACGGGACTCCTCTGGTGCGTCTGCAGGCAGAGGGCGACTGGAGCGCAGACATTGATGCTATGGTTCTCTACAGCCCGCTGCAGCCGTTCCCCTCCAGTACGTGGGACTGGATCGGACTCTATAAG GTTGGATTCACCAGTATGTCGGACTACATCACCTACACCTGGGTCAAAGACGACGAAGTGGCCTTCAATGAAGAAGTCATACAG GTATATGTTAGTAAAGAGGAAATCCCTGTGCGGGGAGGAGAGTGTGTGCTGTGCTACTACAGCAGTACTCTGAAGTGCATCATTGGAATTAGTGAACCATTCAAG GTCCACGAGTCCAAGGTAGCCATTGAGGAAGGCTTGTTGCCTGAGAAGATCAACGGACTTGACAAAACCATAGCGAGTGAGGACCTTAAGAACTGA